TCGACGACGACCACCGGCAGCGGCTGTGGCACCTCATGCCCGGAGACATAGAACATTCCGGCCAGCGCCTGCCCAAGCGTGTCGAACCCACCCTCCTCCGCCAGCGGGCCCTTCGAACCGAAACCGGAAACATTGACATGCACGAGGCGCGGGTTCACGCTTGCCAACGATTCGTAATCGATGCCGAGTTTGCGCTTGGCACCGGGACGAAGATTCGTGATGAAGACGTCCGCGCCCTCGACCAGTTGCCGCAGCACTTGCTTGCCCTGCTCAGACGCGAGGTCCAAGGCAATCGCTCGCTTGTTGCGGTTCGACAGTTCAAACATCAGGTTCCACCCCGGCGAGTCGATCGCCTGGGACTTCAGAGTGAGGGAGCCACCTTCACCACGCTCGGGGTCGCCATCGAGGCTCTCGATCTTGACGACATCCGCGCCCAAATCTCCGAGGATGGCGGCAGCACCCGGCCCCGCATGCCAAACTCCGACCTCGATCACCGTGATCCCCTCAAGGGGACGAGCGGGCATACTCGCGCGCGCCGTTTCTTCGTTCATCATCGAACCTCCCCGCACATGCGGATACTCAGCAGTGGGACTTCCGGGCGTCGCCCGAGATCACTAACATATAAAGCATAGTCAGGATGGTCTGCAACTGGTGCCATCGACATCCCTCTTAGTGGAAGGGCATCGCGATGGAGCGGCGTACCGATTACATGATCTTTGCGGCGTTTGCCTCGGCGTCGACCACGAAGACATCCCTGGGTGCATGGATGCACCCGAGCACCGACCCGGGTTTTCTGAGCGCCGAGTACTACATCGGACTCGCCCAGGAGCTCGAGAACGGCGGAGTCGATGTGCTGTTCTTTGACGACCGGCTGGCAATGCCCGCCTCGTACGGAGCGTCCACCGACCCGGCTGTCGAGCGAGGATCACGGGTAGTGAAGCTCGACCTTGTCGCAATCCTCGGCCTGCTCGCTGGTCACACCAGCCGCATCGGTCTCGGCGCGACGTACTCGACAACCTACGGCTCGCCGTACCATGTGGCCCGCCAGTTCGCGACCCTTGATCACCTCTCGAAGGGCCGCGTGATCTGGAACATCGTCACGTCGTTGAACCAGGACGAGGCCGAGAACTTTGGCACCGACCACCTGAACCCCGACCAGCGGTATGACCGCGCCGACGAGTTCCTGCAAATCGCTACGGGACTGTGGGAATCGTGGGAAGCGGACGCACTCGAGCTGGACAGGACCTCGGGTCGGTTCGCCGACCCCGCCAAGGTGCGGCGCGTCAACTTTGAGGGAAAGTTCCTGTCCTCGCGCGGCCCTCTGACCGTTCCGCGACCGCCACAGGGCTGGCCCGTTCTGCTGCAGGCTGGCCAGTCTGGACGCGGTCGCGAGTTCGCGGGCCGCTGGGCGGACCTGATCTTCACCACCGCGCACAGCGTCGAGGCAGCGCAAGGACACTACGCCGACCAGCAGCGGATCACCCAGGAACAGGGCCGACCCGCCGGCGCCGCAAAGATCCTTCCCGCCGTCATGATCATCACTGGCGAGACCGAAGAGATCGCCAAGAACAAGAACGACTTTTTCAACGCCCTCAGCGACCCGGTCGAACAGCTCATCTTCCTTGCTGAACAGGCGAACTTCGACTTCGAACAGATCCCGATGGATGAAACCTTCGACGACTCGTGGTTCGACCATTTCACCGGCACCCGCGGCGCCGTCGAAGCGTTCGTGAATTCGGGGCGTGCGAAGTTCGGCCCCGACGCGACGCTGCGTGAGATCGTGAAGGCCCGATCCATGACATCCGGCAACCGGTTCATCGGCACCCCAGCGCAGATCGCCGACACTCTTGAGGAGTGGTTCGACAACTACGGCGCTGACGGATTCGCGCTCATGCCCTCCGACACGCCGGGATCGTTCGAGGACTTCGCACGGCTTGTCATGCCCGAGCTCCGCCGACGCGGACGCGTTCCCGAGCGGCCCGAAATCAGTGGCACCCTTCGCGACCGCCTGGGTCTTGCGGATCGGACGAAACGATGAGGTCGCCTGAGTGCACCGTTTCTGAGACGTCCCGATGAGCGAGGTCGAGCTCCGCATCGAGGGGGGCATCGCGACGGTCACGATGAATCGTCCGGATCGGCTGAACGCGATGAACCCGGCGATGCGAGAACAGCTGATCACCGTCTTCGACGAGACCGACGCCGATGACAGAGTGCGGGTGGTGGTGGTAACCGGCGCAGGTCGGGGCTTCTGCGCTGGAGCCGACGTCAGTGGCGGCGGCGCGACCTTCGCGTACGAGGAGGGTGACGTTCGGCTCCGCGACGGAGGTGGGCGGATCGTGTTGCGCGCGTTTGACTCTCTCAAGCCGATCATCGGGGCGGTCAACGGCCCCGCCGTCGGGTTCGGTGCCTCGTTTGTGCTGCCGATGGACTTCCGTCTCGCCTCGACCACGGCGCGGTTCGGCTTCGTCGCGGCCGCACGCGGGATCGTGCCCGATGCGGTTTCCAGCTGGTTCCTGCCGAAGATCGTTGGTATTCCGACTGCGCTCGATTGGAGCCTGACTGCGCGACTGTTCGACGCCGAGGAGGCGCTCAGTCGCGGATTGGTCCGAAGCGTGCACGAACCAGATGAACTCATGGCCGCCGCCTACGAGCTCGCCGAGGAGGTCGCGTCGGCCGCGGCGCCCGTTTCTGCGGCGGTGACCCGGCGCTTGATCTGGCGCATGGTCGGCACCGATCACCCCATGCACACTCATCGGATCGACTCCGCTGCGATCACCGCGCTCGGGCGTATGACCGATGCCGCCGAGGGCGTGAACGCCTGGAGCGAGAAACGCGCTCCCCAGTGGACGATGTCGGCCCAGACTGACCTGCCCACTCTGCCCTGGCCGGGCGAGCCCCTGTTCGAGGATTCACTCTAGGAGATCGCCGTGGTCGATTCGAGAATCGTGCAGCTGGGGTTTGTCGTGACCCACCTCCACGACGCGGCGATGGAGTGGACCCGTCGCTTCGGAGTCGGTCCCTGGTTCTATTGGGAGCATCTCGGTAACCGCGACTACCGCTTCCGTGGTGAGTCGGGAGAACCGGATGTCTCGACCGCGATGGCGGACTGGAACGGCATCCAGATCCAACTCGTGCAGCAGCATGACATGTCACCCTCCCCACACACCGAGTGGCTCGCCGCCCACGGGGGCGCGCCGGGACTGAATCACATTGCCGTG
This Salinibacterium sp. ZJ450 DNA region includes the following protein-coding sequences:
- a CDS encoding NtaA/DmoA family FMN-dependent monooxygenase (This protein belongs to a clade of FMN-dependent monooxygenases, within a broader family of flavin-dependent oxidoreductases, the luciferase-like monooxygenase (LMM) family, some of whose members use coenzyme F420 rather than FMN.) encodes the protein MERRTDYMIFAAFASASTTKTSLGAWMHPSTDPGFLSAEYYIGLAQELENGGVDVLFFDDRLAMPASYGASTDPAVERGSRVVKLDLVAILGLLAGHTSRIGLGATYSTTYGSPYHVARQFATLDHLSKGRVIWNIVTSLNQDEAENFGTDHLNPDQRYDRADEFLQIATGLWESWEADALELDRTSGRFADPAKVRRVNFEGKFLSSRGPLTVPRPPQGWPVLLQAGQSGRGREFAGRWADLIFTTAHSVEAAQGHYADQQRITQEQGRPAGAAKILPAVMIITGETEEIAKNKNDFFNALSDPVEQLIFLAEQANFDFEQIPMDETFDDSWFDHFTGTRGAVEAFVNSGRAKFGPDATLREIVKARSMTSGNRFIGTPAQIADTLEEWFDNYGADGFALMPSDTPGSFEDFARLVMPELRRRGRVPERPEISGTLRDRLGLADRTKR
- a CDS encoding enoyl-CoA hydratase-related protein, producing the protein MSEVELRIEGGIATVTMNRPDRLNAMNPAMREQLITVFDETDADDRVRVVVVTGAGRGFCAGADVSGGGATFAYEEGDVRLRDGGGRIVLRAFDSLKPIIGAVNGPAVGFGASFVLPMDFRLASTTARFGFVAAARGIVPDAVSSWFLPKIVGIPTALDWSLTARLFDAEEALSRGLVRSVHEPDELMAAAYELAEEVASAAAPVSAAVTRRLIWRMVGTDHPMHTHRIDSAAITALGRMTDAAEGVNAWSEKRAPQWTMSAQTDLPTLPWPGEPLFEDSL
- a CDS encoding VOC family protein; translated protein: MVDSRIVQLGFVVTHLHDAAMEWTRRFGVGPWFYWEHLGNRDYRFRGESGEPDVSTAMADWNGIQIQLVQQHDMSPSPHTEWLAAHGGAPGLNHIAVAVPDFAAEVARRATAGETTLSEAGTPANNVFYHWGDWNLPAIELSERRPPSIVERLYEVVAEAAQDWDGTDPWRPMPPLN